In Myxococcales bacterium, the following proteins share a genomic window:
- a CDS encoding DUF459 domain-containing protein — protein sequence MAAKLPVVDKYKPVVTVPQTISPVGPTVLGAVFLAIAVALFSPQTFVEKATFPESPARWATLSAPIVEAGAKATGLGALRVYLDDALAPLDRVGTIFGAAAAPVPSPLDAAALADANVPSDGPVAAPALALTAGQPPGASWTKLGHATKTVRVLIVGASSIQHAVGTELERELVARYANVVVKRRGKAATGLSRPDVFDWPAETARLMREFKPDVVIGQFGGNDAQNIVDANGKPQTVGTDAWKAEYTRRPLWLVGVVKKGGATFYLLGLPAMKSDKFNRTQRMLDEVSEAAMKTSGAHFVPTYDLSVDASGKYRVSVKYNGESGLMRMSDGIHFTRLGGQYVAHHLATRLEGMLGLIPKPAASGVKPAQALQYVVPSAARGNTPLLAFVPVDVPAEGLPVWYLLHGADASYQAWSDNAHEELQRLAAEHQMIIVAPDGERFGWWLDATQVPTHRLQTWFLSDLVPWVDTHLPTTKRRAISGYSMGGHGAFTLAFAAPERFVAVTSLSGAVDLPHAKSREALQKLLGPYETNTEAWHARSTLHLVKAKPQDLRQLAVLFGCGEGDLWFAPNQALHAALTAAGVTHTWTPTPGGHTWDVWTAALPAHAAFVAQALRNDKPAPIAAN from the coding sequence ATGGCCGCCAAGCTGCCCGTTGTTGACAAATACAAGCCCGTCGTGACGGTGCCGCAAACCATCTCGCCGGTAGGCCCAACCGTGCTCGGCGCGGTGTTCCTCGCCATTGCGGTTGCGCTGTTTTCGCCGCAGACCTTTGTCGAGAAAGCGACGTTTCCTGAATCACCGGCGCGTTGGGCGACGCTGAGTGCGCCGATCGTCGAAGCTGGCGCTAAGGCGACCGGGCTCGGCGCGTTGCGCGTCTACCTCGATGATGCGTTAGCGCCGCTCGACCGAGTTGGAACGATTTTTGGTGCCGCCGCTGCGCCTGTGCCGAGTCCACTCGATGCCGCCGCGCTTGCCGACGCCAACGTGCCCAGCGATGGCCCCGTCGCCGCGCCCGCACTCGCACTTACCGCGGGCCAGCCGCCAGGCGCGAGCTGGACCAAGCTTGGCCACGCTACTAAGACCGTGCGCGTGCTCATCGTCGGCGCGTCGAGCATTCAGCATGCGGTTGGCACCGAGCTTGAGCGCGAGCTGGTAGCTCGTTACGCCAACGTCGTCGTCAAGCGCCGCGGCAAGGCGGCAACGGGCTTGTCGCGGCCAGACGTCTTTGATTGGCCCGCCGAGACGGCGCGCCTCATGCGCGAATTTAAGCCCGACGTAGTGATTGGCCAGTTTGGCGGCAATGACGCGCAGAATATTGTCGATGCCAACGGCAAGCCGCAGACGGTCGGCACCGACGCGTGGAAGGCCGAGTACACGCGGCGTCCGCTCTGGCTGGTCGGCGTGGTGAAAAAGGGCGGCGCCACCTTTTATCTGCTCGGGCTGCCGGCGATGAAGAGCGACAAGTTCAACCGCACCCAGCGCATGCTCGACGAGGTGAGCGAGGCGGCGATGAAAACCAGCGGCGCGCATTTTGTGCCGACCTACGACTTGTCGGTCGACGCCAGCGGCAAGTACCGCGTGTCGGTGAAATACAACGGCGAGTCCGGGCTGATGCGCATGAGCGATGGCATCCACTTTACGCGGCTGGGCGGCCAGTACGTCGCGCATCACCTCGCGACGCGACTCGAGGGCATGCTTGGCCTGATTCCAAAACCCGCGGCGAGTGGTGTCAAGCCGGCGCAGGCGCTGCAATATGTCGTGCCGTCAGCGGCGCGTGGCAACACGCCGTTGCTCGCGTTTGTGCCGGTCGACGTCCCAGCCGAGGGGCTGCCGGTTTGGTATTTGCTGCACGGCGCCGATGCGAGCTACCAGGCGTGGTCGGACAACGCGCATGAAGAGTTGCAACGGCTCGCGGCTGAGCACCAGATGATCATTGTGGCGCCCGATGGCGAGCGCTTTGGCTGGTGGCTCGACGCGACGCAGGTGCCAACGCATCGCCTGCAAACCTGGTTTTTAAGCGATCTGGTGCCGTGGGTTGATACGCATTTGCCGACCACCAAGCGGCGCGCCATCTCGGGTTATTCCATGGGCGGGCACGGCGCATTTACGCTGGCGTTTGCGGCGCCGGAGCGTTTTGTCGCGGTGACGTCGCTGTCGGGCGCGGTGGATTTGCCGCACGCCAAGAGCCGCGAGGCCTTGCAGAAGTTGCTTGGGCCGTATGAAACCAATACCGAGGCCTGGCACGCTCGCTCGACCTTGCATTTGGTGAAGGCCAAGCCGCAGGACTTGCGCCAACTCGCGGTGCTGTTTGGCTGCGGCGAGGGCGATTTGTGGTTCGCCCCCAATCAGGCGCTGCACGCCGCGCTGACCGCCGCGGGCGTAACGCATACGTGGACGCCAACGCCCGGTGGCCACACCTGGGACGTCTGGACTGCCGCCTTGCCAGCACACGCCGCCTTTGTCGCGCAGGCACTGCGCAACGACAAGCCGGCGCCGATCGCCGCGAACTAG